The Citrifermentans bemidjiense Bem genome window below encodes:
- a CDS encoding FxsA family protein: protein MYFKLFLVFLIVPVIEIYLLIKVGSVIGGVATVAILLSISLFGAWLMKSQGGRILTKIRDELSQGRLPAAQMLDAALVFIGGALLATPGFFTDFLGIFFLIPATRRVIKAWLGLWLQSRISRGGFVVRRHH, encoded by the coding sequence ATGTACTTCAAACTATTCCTGGTGTTCCTCATCGTCCCCGTGATCGAGATCTACCTGCTGATCAAGGTGGGATCGGTTATCGGCGGGGTCGCCACCGTGGCGATCCTGCTCTCGATCAGCCTGTTCGGCGCCTGGCTCATGAAGAGCCAGGGGGGGAGGATCCTCACCAAGATCCGCGACGAACTCTCCCAGGGAAGGCTCCCCGCCGCCCAGATGCTGGACGCAGCCCTGGTCTTCATCGGCGGCGCCCTTCTCGCCACCCCCGGCTTCTTCACAGACTTCCTCGGCATCTTCTTCCTGATCCCGGCCACACGCCGCGTCATCAAGGCGTGGCTTGGGCTCTGGCTGCAATCCCGCATCTCGCGGGGGGGCTTCGTGGTCAGGCGCCATCACTGA
- a CDS encoding pyridoxal phosphate-dependent aminotransferase produces MPVADKIAGFIAKSSWIRKMFEEGEKLRAQFGADKVYDFTLGNPDVEPPQPFRDEFLKLAKSPVPGMHRYMNNAGYIETRNAVARMLSAASDLPVQGSQVVMTCGAGGALNVVLKTILNPGDEVIILTPYFVEYRFYIDNHGGVPVEVWTDRETFQLDVAAIGAAITAKTRAIIICSPNNPTGVIYPAESLAALGEVVAAKEKELGRQICVISDEPYARISYEAKSVPNIFRYVANSVIVTSHSKDLALPGERIGYLAANPRMNDVDQFMEGAVFSNRVLGFVNAPALMQRLVAGLQHVSVDISAYQEKRDLLYESLTKLGFSMVKPDGAFYFFPKSPFADDIEFVKLAQKHRILLVPGAGFGAPGYFRIAYCVDKKMIERSLPAWAELAREAGLAG; encoded by the coding sequence ATGCCCGTCGCCGATAAGATAGCCGGTTTCATTGCGAAATCATCGTGGATCAGGAAGATGTTTGAGGAAGGGGAGAAGCTTCGCGCGCAGTTCGGGGCCGACAAGGTCTACGACTTCACCCTGGGCAACCCAGACGTGGAGCCCCCGCAGCCTTTCCGCGACGAGTTCCTGAAGCTCGCCAAGTCGCCCGTCCCTGGGATGCACCGTTACATGAACAACGCGGGCTACATCGAGACGAGGAACGCCGTGGCGCGCATGCTTTCGGCCGCCTCCGATCTGCCGGTGCAGGGGAGCCAGGTGGTGATGACCTGCGGGGCGGGAGGCGCGCTCAACGTGGTGCTGAAGACCATCCTCAACCCCGGTGACGAGGTGATCATCCTCACCCCCTACTTCGTCGAGTACCGCTTCTACATCGACAACCACGGCGGGGTGCCGGTCGAGGTCTGGACCGACCGCGAGACCTTCCAGCTCGACGTCGCCGCCATCGGCGCCGCCATCACCGCGAAGACCCGCGCCATCATCATCTGCTCCCCCAACAATCCGACCGGTGTCATCTATCCCGCCGAGAGCCTAGCCGCTTTGGGCGAAGTGGTAGCCGCCAAAGAGAAGGAGCTGGGGCGCCAGATCTGCGTCATCTCGGACGAGCCCTACGCGAGGATCAGCTACGAGGCGAAAAGCGTCCCCAACATCTTCCGCTACGTCGCCAACTCCGTCATCGTTACCTCGCACTCCAAGGACCTGGCCCTTCCGGGCGAACGCATCGGCTACCTGGCCGCGAACCCTAGGATGAACGACGTGGACCAGTTCATGGAAGGGGCGGTCTTCTCCAACCGGGTGCTCGGCTTCGTCAACGCGCCGGCGCTCATGCAGAGGCTCGTGGCTGGGCTGCAGCATGTTTCGGTGGACATCAGCGCCTACCAGGAAAAGCGCGATCTTCTCTACGAGTCGCTCACGAAGCTTGGCTTCAGCATGGTGAAGCCCGACGGCGCCTTTTACTTCTTCCCCAAATCGCCTTTTGCCGACGACATCGAGTTCGTGAAGCTGGCCCAGAAGCACCGCATCCTGCTGGTGCCCGGCGCAGGCTTCGGCGCCCCCGGCTACTTCCGGATCGCCTACTGCGTCGATAAGAAGATGATCGAGCGGAGCCTCCCGGCCTGGGCGGAACTCGCGCGCGAAGCGGGGCTTGCCGGTTGA
- a CDS encoding hemolysin family protein: MDTIFVELLVIAILILLNGFFSCAEFAIISIRKSRVAQLVALGDQRAALVESLQKDPHRLLAIVQIGVTVVGSTASAVGGVIAVDYIRPILQVSPFAMIRNAAEPLSLTMVVAVISYLQLILGELVPKTIGLQYADTVALRVAKTITFLARVAAVLVSVLSYSTKAALALFRIKGEGKAFMTREEVQHIVAEGHESGIFSEAEHTFIDNLFDFTHTAVREVMVPRTRVVAFDLNLSNEEILNEVLDNMYSRYPVYVGSIEETVGFIHGKDLLGRMVREPDFDIRSIVRPPFFVPEGKKVSELLKEMQKTRVHMAFVVDEYGSISGIVTTEDLLEELVGEIEDEHDVGEPSTVQILADGSYLVDAFISVSDLEDLLEMDLGEDLPFDTLAGLILNRIGGFPEQGEQIQLGEFTLICEEVTRTGITKVRIAKNRG; this comes from the coding sequence TTGGACACAATCTTCGTCGAACTGCTTGTCATCGCCATCCTCATCCTGCTGAACGGATTTTTCTCCTGCGCCGAATTCGCCATCATCTCCATCAGAAAGAGCCGTGTTGCGCAACTGGTCGCCCTGGGGGACCAGCGTGCCGCGCTCGTTGAATCCCTGCAGAAGGATCCGCACCGCCTGCTGGCCATCGTGCAGATCGGGGTCACCGTGGTCGGATCGACCGCCTCCGCGGTGGGGGGCGTGATAGCGGTCGACTACATCCGCCCCATCCTGCAGGTATCCCCCTTCGCCATGATCCGCAACGCCGCCGAACCGCTCTCCCTCACCATGGTGGTCGCAGTCATCTCGTATCTCCAGCTCATCCTGGGAGAGCTGGTCCCCAAGACCATCGGCCTGCAGTATGCCGACACGGTGGCGCTTCGGGTCGCCAAGACCATCACCTTCCTGGCGAGGGTTGCGGCTGTCCTGGTCTCGGTGCTCAGCTACTCCACCAAGGCGGCCTTGGCGCTGTTCCGGATCAAGGGGGAGGGAAAGGCCTTCATGACGCGGGAGGAGGTGCAGCATATCGTCGCCGAGGGGCATGAGAGCGGCATCTTCAGCGAGGCCGAGCACACCTTCATCGACAACCTCTTCGACTTCACCCATACCGCGGTACGAGAGGTGATGGTCCCCCGCACCAGGGTGGTCGCCTTCGACCTCAACCTTTCCAACGAGGAGATCCTGAACGAGGTCCTGGACAACATGTATTCCCGCTACCCGGTTTACGTCGGGAGCATCGAGGAGACGGTCGGCTTCATCCACGGCAAGGACCTCTTGGGGAGGATGGTGCGCGAGCCGGATTTCGACATCCGCTCCATCGTCCGTCCCCCCTTCTTCGTCCCCGAGGGGAAGAAGGTGAGCGAACTCTTGAAGGAGATGCAGAAAACCCGCGTGCACATGGCTTTTGTAGTGGATGAGTACGGCAGCATCAGCGGCATAGTGACCACCGAGGACCTGCTCGAGGAATTGGTCGGCGAGATCGAGGACGAGCACGATGTCGGCGAGCCGAGCACGGTGCAGATCTTGGCCGACGGGAGCTACCTCGTGGACGCCTTCATTTCCGTTTCCGACCTGGAGGACCTGCTGGAGATGGATCTTGGCGAGGATCTTCCCTTCGACACCCTGGCCGGGCTGATACTGAACCGTATCGGCGGGTTCCCGGAGCAGGGCGAGCAGATCCAGTTGGGGGAGTTCACCCTGATCTGCGAGGAAGTCACCCGCACCGGCATCACCAAGGTGAGAATCGCGAAAAACAGGGGCTAG
- a CDS encoding O-acetylhomoserine aminocarboxypropyltransferase/cysteine synthase family protein yields the protein MKKDWRIETQAIQEGFAPKDGDPRILPIYQSTTFKFSSAEHVAKLFDLEVGGHFYTRLSNPTAEGFETKIAAMEGGVAAMATSSGQAATSMAIMNICQAGQHVVAASTLYGGTYSLFANTFPKMGIEVTFVDPEADEAAIEAAFRPETRALFGETIGNPGLNVLDFEKFSRIAKKMQVPLIIDNTFPTPYLCRPFEHGADIVIHSATKYIDGHATSVGGVIIDSGNFNWGNGKYPEMTEPDSSYHGLKYLETFGKLAYIVKARVQLMRDLGSCPAPMNAFLFNLGLETLPLRMQRHSENALAMAKYLEKHPAVSWVTYPGLESHKSYARSKKYLPKGASGVLTFGIKGGAAAGKKFMESCRLVALVVHVGDARSCVLHPASTTHRQLNEEQQIASGVSPDLIRLSVGIEHIDDLIADVNQALLASQK from the coding sequence ATGAAAAAGGATTGGCGCATCGAGACCCAGGCGATCCAGGAAGGCTTCGCCCCCAAGGACGGAGATCCCCGGATCCTGCCGATCTACCAGAGCACGACCTTCAAGTTCTCCAGCGCGGAGCACGTGGCGAAACTGTTCGACCTCGAGGTGGGCGGACACTTCTACACCCGGCTCAGCAACCCGACCGCCGAGGGTTTCGAGACCAAGATAGCGGCCATGGAAGGGGGCGTCGCCGCCATGGCCACCTCCAGCGGACAGGCCGCGACCAGCATGGCCATCATGAACATCTGCCAGGCCGGCCAGCACGTGGTCGCCGCCAGCACCTTGTACGGCGGCACCTACTCGCTTTTCGCCAACACCTTCCCGAAGATGGGCATCGAGGTGACCTTCGTCGATCCCGAGGCAGACGAGGCCGCCATCGAGGCCGCCTTCCGCCCCGAGACCCGCGCACTTTTCGGCGAGACCATAGGGAATCCAGGCTTGAACGTGCTCGACTTCGAGAAGTTCTCCCGGATCGCCAAGAAGATGCAGGTGCCGCTCATCATCGACAACACCTTCCCGACGCCGTACCTGTGCCGCCCCTTCGAGCACGGCGCGGACATAGTTATCCACTCGGCAACCAAGTACATCGACGGGCACGCCACCAGCGTGGGCGGGGTCATCATAGACAGCGGCAATTTCAACTGGGGCAACGGCAAGTACCCCGAGATGACGGAGCCGGACTCCAGCTACCACGGGCTCAAGTACCTGGAGACCTTCGGCAAGCTCGCCTACATCGTCAAGGCGCGGGTGCAGCTCATGCGCGACCTGGGCTCCTGTCCTGCGCCGATGAACGCCTTCCTGTTCAACCTGGGGCTGGAGACGCTGCCGCTGCGCATGCAGCGCCACAGCGAGAACGCGCTCGCCATGGCCAAGTACCTGGAAAAGCACCCAGCGGTGAGCTGGGTGACCTACCCGGGACTGGAGAGCCACAAAAGCTACGCCCGCAGCAAGAAGTACCTCCCCAAGGGAGCGAGCGGCGTCCTCACCTTCGGCATCAAGGGAGGGGCCGCGGCAGGAAAGAAATTCATGGAGAGCTGCCGGCTCGTGGCGCTGGTGGTGCACGTAGGGGACGCCAGGAGCTGCGTCCTGCACCCGGCGAGCACCACCCACCGCCAGCTGAACGAGGAGCAGCAGATAGCTTCCGGCGTCTCCCCCGACCTGATCAGGCTTTCGGTCGGCATCGAGCACATCGACGACCTGATCGCGGACGTGAACCAGGCGCTTTTGGCCAGCCAGAAGTAA
- a CDS encoding chemotaxis protein CheX: protein MGLDPAILNEANTTEDEVRKSIAEITKGVFSTMVMLDVVDEPPLEKPVQTFHETVTSMVGLAGSHSGIIAIHCPKKLALLVTSNMLGMDVTEVDEDVNDAMGEIANMVGGDVKHIFSPKGADINLSIPTVIYGSDYALESISSSDALVIPFLCREERFLLSFKIGK from the coding sequence ATGGGGCTTGATCCGGCAATCCTGAACGAGGCCAACACGACGGAAGACGAAGTGCGCAAGAGCATAGCGGAGATCACCAAGGGTGTGTTTTCCACCATGGTGATGCTCGACGTGGTCGACGAGCCCCCTCTTGAGAAGCCAGTGCAGACCTTTCATGAAACGGTCACCAGCATGGTCGGCCTCGCCGGGAGCCACTCCGGCATAATTGCCATTCACTGCCCGAAGAAACTAGCCCTTTTGGTCACTTCAAACATGCTGGGAATGGACGTCACCGAAGTCGACGAGGATGTCAACGACGCCATGGGGGAGATCGCCAACATGGTAGGTGGCGACGTGAAGCACATCTTCTCCCCCAAAGGGGCCGACATCAACCTCTCCATCCCGACCGTGATCTACGGCAGCGATTACGCGCTGGAGAGCATCTCCAGTTCCGACGCGCTGGTGATACCGTTTCTGTGCAGGGAGGAGCGCTTCCTGCTTTCCTTTAAGATCGGCAAGTAG
- a CDS encoding methionine adenosyltransferase: MFLVEQYKGALVTEQAVEMVERKGTGHPDQICDCVMDAISVALSRAYLQTFGTVLHHNIDKGLLAAGRVEKRFGGGEVVEPMELTIGDRATFSFEGKEIPVQEIALAAAKEWIGKNLRNVDPERHLEYRFKLAPGSQELTDIFARAGEVRGANDTSAAVGYYPLSPTEKTVLSLEHELNSERFKKLFPETGEDVKVMGLRRRDELDLTVAMPLLAGSIESEREYFDRKEKVAQEMRRFLQAGLRHFSRIDLHYNTLDEPGRGLGGVYLTLLGTSAEDADSGQVGRGNRVNGVIPIARPIGTEAAAGKNPMSHVGKIYNILAHRMAREICNSVAGVQGAHVMLLSRIGDRVDRPHMANAQLVMEPGRRAAEVEKEVEEVFEREFAEINSFCLMLAKGAYPVS, from the coding sequence ATGTTCCTCGTCGAGCAGTACAAAGGAGCTCTGGTAACGGAGCAGGCCGTCGAGATGGTCGAGCGCAAAGGGACCGGACATCCGGACCAGATCTGCGACTGCGTCATGGATGCCATCTCGGTCGCCCTTTCCCGCGCCTATCTGCAGACTTTCGGCACGGTGCTGCACCACAACATCGACAAGGGGCTGCTGGCGGCGGGGCGCGTCGAGAAGCGCTTTGGCGGCGGCGAGGTCGTCGAGCCGATGGAGTTGACCATCGGCGACCGCGCCACCTTCAGCTTCGAGGGGAAGGAGATCCCGGTACAGGAGATCGCTCTGGCCGCCGCCAAGGAGTGGATCGGGAAGAACCTGCGCAACGTCGATCCGGAGCGGCACCTTGAGTACCGCTTCAAGCTCGCCCCCGGGTCGCAGGAACTGACCGACATCTTTGCCCGCGCCGGCGAGGTAAGGGGTGCGAACGACACCTCGGCGGCGGTGGGTTACTACCCGTTGAGCCCCACGGAAAAGACGGTCCTCTCCCTGGAGCACGAGCTGAACTCGGAGCGCTTCAAGAAGCTTTTCCCCGAGACGGGCGAGGACGTGAAGGTAATGGGGCTGCGCCGGCGCGACGAACTGGACCTGACCGTCGCCATGCCGCTTCTGGCAGGGAGCATCGAATCGGAGCGGGAGTATTTCGACCGCAAGGAAAAGGTGGCGCAGGAGATGAGGCGCTTTCTGCAGGCGGGCTTACGGCATTTCAGCCGCATCGACCTGCACTACAACACCCTGGACGAACCGGGGCGCGGGCTGGGCGGGGTTTACCTCACTCTGCTGGGGACTTCGGCGGAAGACGCCGATTCGGGGCAGGTGGGGAGGGGGAACCGGGTGAACGGGGTGATTCCCATAGCGAGGCCCATCGGCACCGAGGCCGCTGCCGGGAAGAACCCCATGAGCCACGTGGGGAAGATCTACAACATACTGGCGCACCGGATGGCGCGCGAGATCTGCAACTCCGTCGCCGGGGTGCAGGGGGCGCACGTCATGCTCTTGAGCCGGATTGGCGACCGGGTGGACCGGCCGCACATGGCCAACGCACAGCTCGTCATGGAGCCGGGCCGGCGGGCGGCGGAGGTCGAGAAGGAGGTCGAGGAAGTGTTCGAGCGCGAATTTGCAGAGATCAATTCTTTCTGCCTCATGCTTGCCAAGGGGGCCTACCCGGTCAGTTGA
- a CDS encoding sigma-54-dependent transcriptional regulator gives MTETILIVDDEEGIRSSLAGILEDEGYRTVCAADGVEALALCARELPGLVLLDIWMPKMDGIETLQRLKESHPFLNVIMMSGHGTIETAVKSTKLGAYDFIEKPLSLEKVVVTVENALAMNRLKEENAALRDQVQQGHEMIGNSAAMLQLGEQIRLVAPTNASVLITGENGTGKELVARSVHFHSQRRDKPFIEINCAAIPEELIESELFGHERGAFTGAVAQKKGKFDLADGGTLFLDEIGDMSLKTQAKVLRILQEKKFERVGGTRTLEVDVRIVAATNKLLEEEIRNGGFREDLYYRLNVVPFKVLPLRERRDDIPLLARYFMDAFCSREGRESKRIVPEAMEALKRYEWPGNVRELKNIVERLVIMTPSGTVTVDHLPDYFRGDGAGKDAGGGKLDSVLELSSLREAREEFEREFIIQKLEENDWNVSKTAEAIELERSNLHRKIKSYGIDMKK, from the coding sequence ATGACCGAGACCATTCTGATTGTTGACGACGAGGAGGGAATCCGATCCTCCCTGGCTGGCATCCTCGAAGACGAGGGGTACCGGACCGTCTGCGCCGCCGACGGCGTCGAGGCGCTCGCCCTTTGCGCCCGGGAGCTACCGGGGCTCGTGCTCTTGGACATCTGGATGCCCAAGATGGACGGCATCGAGACGCTGCAGCGCCTGAAGGAATCGCACCCCTTCCTGAACGTCATCATGATGAGCGGCCACGGCACCATCGAGACGGCGGTGAAATCGACCAAGCTCGGCGCCTATGACTTCATCGAGAAGCCGCTTTCGCTGGAGAAGGTGGTGGTCACGGTGGAAAACGCCCTGGCCATGAACCGCCTGAAGGAGGAGAACGCCGCCCTGCGCGACCAGGTGCAGCAAGGGCACGAGATGATCGGTAATTCCGCCGCCATGCTGCAGTTGGGCGAGCAGATCCGGCTCGTCGCCCCGACCAACGCCTCGGTGCTGATCACCGGCGAGAACGGCACCGGAAAGGAACTCGTAGCCCGCTCGGTCCATTTCCACAGCCAGCGCCGCGACAAGCCCTTCATCGAGATCAACTGCGCCGCCATCCCCGAGGAACTGATCGAGAGCGAACTCTTCGGCCATGAGCGGGGTGCTTTCACCGGAGCTGTCGCGCAGAAGAAGGGGAAATTCGACCTGGCCGATGGCGGCACGCTCTTTCTGGACGAGATCGGCGACATGTCCTTGAAGACGCAGGCCAAGGTGCTGCGGATACTGCAGGAGAAGAAGTTCGAGCGGGTGGGTGGAACCCGGACCCTGGAGGTGGATGTCCGCATCGTCGCCGCCACCAACAAGCTCCTCGAGGAGGAGATCAGAAACGGCGGCTTCCGCGAAGACCTCTACTACCGGCTGAACGTGGTCCCCTTCAAGGTCCTGCCGTTGAGGGAGCGGCGCGACGATATACCGCTTCTGGCCCGGTACTTCATGGATGCCTTCTGTTCTCGCGAGGGGAGGGAGTCGAAGCGGATCGTCCCCGAGGCCATGGAGGCGCTCAAGCGCTACGAGTGGCCGGGGAACGTGCGCGAGCTGAAGAACATCGTGGAGCGGCTGGTAATCATGACCCCCAGCGGGACGGTGACCGTCGACCACCTCCCCGATTACTTCCGCGGCGATGGTGCCGGCAAGGATGCGGGGGGGGGCAAGCTCGACAGCGTCTTGGAACTCTCCAGCCTGCGCGAGGCGCGAGAGGAGTTCGAGAGGGAGTTCATCATCCAGAAGCTGGAGGAGAACGACTGGAACGTCTCCAAGACCGCCGAGGCCATCGAGCTTGAACGGAGCAACCTGCACCGCAAGATCAAGAGTTACGGCATAGACATGAAGAAATAG
- a CDS encoding YchJ family protein — protein sequence MEQCACGTGLAYAECCQPIIKGQRPAETAEALMRARYAAYVNVETDFIFETTHAQHREGYDHDGTRAWAANSEWLGLEIVSTKDGGKDDKTGEVEFIARWKENGEERVHHERALFKKEKSCWFFTDGMAVNPAPQQPIVRGPKIGRNDPCTCGSGQKYKKCCGK from the coding sequence ATGGAGCAATGTGCCTGTGGAACCGGTCTTGCCTACGCTGAATGTTGCCAGCCCATCATCAAGGGCCAGCGCCCCGCGGAGACGGCAGAGGCACTGATGCGCGCGCGTTACGCGGCGTATGTCAACGTGGAGACCGATTTTATCTTTGAAACCACCCACGCCCAGCACCGCGAGGGTTATGACCATGACGGAACCCGCGCCTGGGCCGCGAACTCGGAATGGCTGGGGCTTGAGATCGTCTCGACCAAGGACGGCGGCAAGGACGACAAAACAGGCGAGGTCGAGTTCATCGCACGCTGGAAAGAGAATGGGGAGGAGAGGGTGCATCACGAGCGCGCTCTCTTCAAGAAGGAGAAGTCCTGCTGGTTCTTTACCGACGGTATGGCGGTGAACCCGGCGCCCCAGCAGCCGATAGTCAGGGGGCCTAAAATCGGGCGCAACGACCCCTGCACCTGTGGCAGCGGCCAGAAGTACAAGAAGTGCTGCGGCAAGTAG